Proteins found in one Brachypodium distachyon strain Bd21 chromosome 5, Brachypodium_distachyon_v3.0, whole genome shotgun sequence genomic segment:
- the LOC100833960 gene encoding fasciclin-like arabinogalactan protein 8, with protein sequence MAAPRPLLFLLALSLAFAATCCAHNITGILDGFSEYSLYNSYLSQTKVCDEINSRSTVTCLVLTNGAMSSLVSNLSLADIKNALRLLTLLDYYDPKKLHSLHGGSELTTTLYQTTGDASGDMGHVNITNLRGGKVGFASAAPGSKLQSTYTKSVKEEPYNLSVLEVSDPITFPGLFSSPSAASSNLTALLEKAGCKQFARLIVSSGVIKTYQAAMDKGLTLFAPNDDAFQAKGLPDLSKLTSANLVTLLEYHALPQYAPKASLKTMKGGIPTLASTGSGKYDLSVVTKGDDVSMATGMDKSRVASTVLDDTPVAVHTVDSVLLPPELFGGAPSPAPGASADAPASAPTPEASAPAPSPKAGKKKNKGKSPSHSPPAPPADSPDMAPADAPDGDEEADKVHDKKNGAAALAVSFAAVIASVALVGASFL encoded by the coding sequence ATGGCCGCCCCccgccccctcctcttcctcctcgctttatccctcgccttcgccgccacCTGCTGCGCTCACAACATCACCGGCATCCTCGATGGCTTCTCGGAGTACTCGCTGTACAACAGCTACCTCTCCCAGACCAAGGTCTGCGACGAGATCAACAGCCGCAGCACGGTCACCTGCCTCGTGCTCACCAACGGCGCCATGTCCTCGCTCGTCTCCAACCTCTCCCTCGCCGACATCAAGAACGCGCTCCGCCTCCTCACCCTCCTCGACTACTACGACCCCAAGAAGCTCCACTCCCTCCACGGCGGCTCCGAGCTCACCACCACGCTCTACCAGACCACCGGCGACGCCTCTGGGGACATGGGCCACGTCAACATCACCAACCTCCGCGGCGGCAAGGTCGGattcgcctccgccgcgcccggCTCCAAGTTACAGTCCACCTACACCAAGTCCGTCAAGGAGGAGCCGTACAACCTCTCCGTTCTCGAGGTCTCGGACCCCATCACTTTCCCCGGCCTCTTCAGCTCCCCGTCCGCCGCGTCGAGCAACCTCACCGCGCTCCTCGAGAAGGCCGGGTGCAAGCAGTTCGCGCGGCTCATCGTGTCGTCCGGGGTGATCAAGACGTACCAGGCGGCCATGGACAAGGGGCTGACGCTGTTCGCGCCCAACGACGACGCGTTCCAGGCCAAGGGCCTGCCGGATCTGAGCAAGCTGACCAGCGCCAACCTCGTGACGCTGCTGGAGTACCACGCCTTGCCGCAGTACGCGCCCAAGGCGTCGCTGAAGACCATGAAGGGCGGCATCCCGACCCTGGCGTCTACCGGCTCGGGGAAGTACGACCTCTCTGTCGTTACCAAGGGCGACGATGTGTCCATGGCCACCGGCATGGACAAGTCCCGTGTCGCCTCCACAGTGCTCGACGACACCCCGGTGGCCGTGCACACGGTGGACAGCGTTCTGTTGCCGCCGGAGCTCTTCGGTGGCGCGCCGTCCCCTGCACCCGGAGCGTCAGCAGATGCACCAGCGTCGGCTCCTACACCAGAAGCCTCCGCGCCGGCGCCCTCTCCTAAGGCAggcaagaagaaaaataaagggAAGTCACCGTCGCATtccccaccggcgccgccagcTGATTCCCCTGACATGGCCCCAGCCGACGCGCCGGAtggagacgaggaggcggacaaGGTCCATGACAAGAAGAACGGCGCCGCTGCACTGGCCGTGAGCTTTGCTGCCGTGATAGCCTCTGTAGCTCTGGTTGGCGCGTCGTTCTTGTGA
- the LOC100840596 gene encoding growth-regulating factor 12, whose product MTERKPACSPPSKLPRLSGARVDDGEVTMAAPSPLVLGLGLGVGGYRSDSDKEASASSSRDTRPTPKPTPSLTFMQRQELECQVLIYRYFAASAPVPVHLVLPIWKSLASSSSSSSGLQRFPSLTGLGRLCFDQRSSVEPQPGRCRRTDGKKWRCSRGVVPGLKYCERHVHRGRGRSRKPVEAAATNAIPIRAVHADAGAQAADARSLALPLPPPQQQRFSSTGAGVLVVHGAARAPR is encoded by the exons ATGACAGAACGGAAGCCGgcctgctcgccgccgtccaAGCTTCCCCGCCTCTCCGGCGCCCGCGTGGACGACG GGGAGGTGACCATGGCGGCGCCCTCGCCGCTGGTTCTGGGACTGGGTCTCGGCGTGGGCGGCTACCGCAGCGACAGCGACAAGGAGGCGTCCGCGTCGTCGAGCCGGGACACGCGGCCGACGCCGAAGCCGACGCCGTCGCTCACCTTCATGCAGCGGCAGGAGCTGGAGTGCCAGGTGCTCATCTACCGCTACTTCGCCGCCAGCGCCCCCGTGCCGGTGCACCTCGTGCTCCCCATCTGGAAGagcctcgcctcctcctcttcctcctcctccggcctccaGAGGTTCCCATCCC TGACGGGTCTGGGGAGGCTGTGCTTCGACCAGAGGAGCAGCGTGGAGCCGCAGCCCGGGCGGTGCCGGCGCACGGACGGCAAGAAGTGGAGGTGCTCGCGCGGCGTGGTGCCGGGGCTCAAGTACTGCGAGCGGCACGTGcaccgcggccgcggccgttCAAGAAAGCCTGTGGAAGCGGCGGCCACCAATGCCATCCCGATACGGGCAGTCCACGCCGATGCCGGCGCGCAGGCCGCCGATGCGCGCTCGCTCgctctgccgctgccgccgccgcagcagcagcgcttCTCCTCCACAGGCGCCGgcgtcctcgtcgtccacggcgccgcccgcgcccctCGATGA
- the LOC100840893 gene encoding ankyrin repeat and zinc finger domain-containing protein 1, translating to MASSSQTAAATPEKRPLRSLFDLPSDFFDSYVLLRAHPSSAPSPAEPSEPSRLAPAPSQQQQPTEAAGARWTCHTCAAEFDSLQEQREHFKSDLHRLNVKLSVAGKAIIKEEDLDKVDSDSLFDDLEVSSVSGSEDELENIPSSDRRLSVRGKEEFRKKLFFRSHSGDTVSIWRCVLFKEHEEPIFDCKSGNTVSHGSTSFVHEDEILSRVKCLTCEPRNTSHLRIILLTSGGHFAGCVFDGNSTVAHKTFHRYVVRAKAGKRQSGKDATGKVAHSAGSSLRRYNEAALKKEVQELLVSWKSYFDVCVCAYIYAPSKNRQMLFDGDKTQSILQECDIRPLPLSVHRPTLKEAKRVYNNLTQLYYETECSIMGEVLPHVDNLTNFEQSPVAEEELIVSSKEPISDSSLNLDSLNLDEAITIPSSNNKTTPLHEAAKAGNVQQTLELLEQGLDPCIKDERGKTPYLLASDKEVRNTFRRFMALNLEKWDWHAADVPSALTKEMEESQAAKQAEKDAKKKAKAKELKKQKKAREKEKAQASQSQPDLRGTSVGQMGKPTASVPGLKHKLQSPQAVAMSMQEERERKLADEREKRAAAAERRFAALAAQSGSTSGASAAEKTTTAAAAAAAADDTTCSCCFSSLAGKVPFHRYSYKYCSTTCMHLHSEMLED from the exons atggcctcctcctcccagacggcggcggccacgccGGAGAAGAGGCCTCTCCGCTCGCTCTTCGACCTCCCCTCGGACTTCTTCGATTCGTACGTCCTCCTCCGGGCTCACCCCTCGTCGGCCCCTTCTCCCGCGGAACCGTCCGAACCCTCTCGGCTTGCTCCGGCGccgtcgcagcagcagcaaccgaCGGAGGCCGCAGGGGCCCGGTGGACGTGCCACACCTGCGCCGCCGAGTTTGATTCGCTgcaggagcagcgcgagcaCTTCAAGTCTGATCTCCATCGTCTGAAC GTTAAGCTGAGTGTTGCTGGTAAAGCTATTATCAAGGAAGAAGACTTAGACAAAGTTGATTCTGATTCCCTGTTTGACGATTTGGAGGTATCTAGTGTATCTGGATCAGAGGATGAACTTGAAAATATACCGTCATCAGATCGCAGGCTCTCAGTTAGAGGCAAGGAAGAATTCAGGAAGAAACTTTTTTTCCGCAGTCATTCTGGTGACACAGTTTCTATTTGGAGATGTGTACTGTTCAAAGAACATGAAGAGCCAATTTTTGATTGCAAATCTGGAAATACGGTTAGTCATGGATCAACATCATTTGTGCACGAGGATGAGATATTAAGTAGAGTGAAGTGTTTGACATGCGAACCTCGCAATACATCACATTTGAGGATCATTCTACTAACAAGTGGTGGACATTTTGCTGGATGTGTTTTCGATGGGAACTCAACCGTAGCCCATAAAACATTTCATAG GTATGTTGTAAGAGCAAAGGCTGGAAAGAGGCAATCTGGAAAAGATGCTACTGGAAAGGTTGCACACTCAGCAGGCTCTTCTCTTCGCCGCTATAATGAAGCAGCGTTGAAAAAG GAAGTTCAAGAACTACTAGTTTCTTGGAAGTCATACTTTGACGTCTGTGTTTGTGCCTATATATACGCTCCATCAAAGAATCGCCAGATGCTCTTTGACGGGGATAAGACTCAATCTATATTGCAGGAATGTGATATTCGTCCACTCCCTTTGAGTGTTCACCGGCCCACCTTGAAAGAAGCAAAACGGGTATACAATAACCTAACCCAGCTCTATTACGAGACAGAATGCTCTATCATGGGTGAAGTCTTACCTCATGTGGATAACTTGACAAATTTTGAACAAAGCCCCGTAGCAGAAGAGGAATTAATTGTGAGCTCCAAGGAACCTATCTCTGATTCATCCTTAAATTTGGACTCACTGAATTTGGATGAAGCAATAACCATACCATCATCTAATAACAAAACAACACCTCTTCACGAGGCAGCAAAGGCTGGCAATGTGCAGCAAACTCTAGAGTTGCTTGAGCAGGGTTTGGATCCTTGCATCAAAGATGAAAGAGGAAAGACCCCTTACCTGCTGGCTTCAGACAAAGAAGTTAGAAATACATTCAGAAGATTTATGGCACTCAACCTTGAGAAATGGGATTGGCATGCTGCTGATGTTCCTAGTGCACTAACAAAGGAAATGGAAGAATCACAAGCTGCAAAACAA GCAGAGAAGGATGCAAAGAAGAAAGCGAAAGCAAAGGAactgaagaaacaaaagaaagcaagagaaaaggaaaag GCGCAAGCATCTCAATCCCAACCTGATCTTAGAGGCACTTCTGTTGGCCAAATGGGCAAACCAACTGCTTCTGTCCCTGGCCTGAAACATAAGCTTCAGTCGCCCCAGGCTGTTGCTATGTCGATGCAG GAGGAGCGAGAACGGAAACTAGCTGAcgaaagagagaaaagagcagcggcagcagaaAGAAGATTTGCGGCTCTAGCGGCTCAATCAGGAAGCACATCAGGAGCATCGGCAGCAGAAAAGACGAcaacggcggcagcagcagcagcagcagccgacgATACTACTTGTTCATGCTGTTTCTCATCCTTGGCCGGCAAAGTACCATTCCATAGATATAGCTACAAGTACTGCAGCACTACGTGCATGCATCTTCATTCAGAAATGCTAGAAGATTGA
- the LOC100841201 gene encoding guard cell S-type anion channel SLAC1 — protein sequence MAADPSSSTTTTGHGLHATEEARQAAMSGPISARRPPPPASQRAFSRQVSLGSGVTVLGMDRVGGGGRNGGRRSALPRSGKSLGVLNNNINHSGALGGGGGERRGGGDFSMFRTKSTLNKQNSMLPSRIREELDDVDLGRVEGGGQSAGRPDEDPLNKSVPAGRYFAALRGPELDEVRDYEDILLPKDEVWPFLLRFPIGCFGVCLGLGSQAILWGALAASPAMRFLRVTPMINLAVWLLAAAVLAATSVTYALKCVFYFEAIRREFFHPVRVNFFFTPSIAAMFLAIGLPRALAPADGRAMHPAVWCASVAPLFALELKIYGQWLSGGKRRLCKVANPSSHLSVVGNFVGAILAARVGWVEAGKFLWAIGVAHYIVVFVTLYQRLPTNEALPMELHPVYSMFIATPSAASLAWAAIYGSFDAVARTFFFMALFLYMSLVVRINFFRGFRFSIAWWSYTFPMTTASLATVKYAEAVPCFLSRALALSLSLMSTTMVSLLLVSTLLHAFVWRSLFPNDLAIAITKDRQNGGARPHGKGRKAGKRVYDIKRWAKQAPLSLVSSITKTNSADKEEEEKTD from the exons ATGGCAGCCGATCCttcgtcgtcgacgacgacgacgggccATGGGCTTCACGCCACGGAGGAGGCGAGGCAGGCGGCGATGAGCGGGCCGATCAGCGCccggaggccgccgcccccggcgTCGCAGAGGGCGTTCAGCCGGCAGGTCTCCCTCGGCAGCGGCGTGACGGTGCTGGGCATGGACAGAGtaggaggaggcggcaggaACGGCGGCAGACGCAGCGCGCTCCCACGCAGCGGCAAGAGTCTCGGCGTGCTCAATAACAACATCAACCACAGCGGCGCGCTCGGCGGGGGCGGTGGAGAgcgcaggggcggcggcgacttcagcaTGTTCCGGACCAAGTCGACGCTCAACAAGCAGAACTCCATGCTGCCGTCCAGgatccgggaggagctcgacgACGTCGATCTGGGGCGTGTCGAGGGAGGCGGCCAGTCCGCTGGGAGGCCCGACGAGGACCCTCTCAACAAGAGCGTCCCCGCCGGCCGCTACTTCGCCGCCCTCCGCGGCCCTGAGCTCGACGAAGTCCGC GACTACGAGGACATCCTGTTGCCGAAGGACGAGGTGTGGCCGTTCCTGCTGCGGTTCCCGATCGGGTGCTTCGGGGTCTGCCTGGGGCTGGGCAGCCAGGCGATCCTGTGGGGCGCGCTGGCGGCGTCCCCGGCGATGCGGTTCCTCCGGGTGACGCCCATGATCAACCTCGCCGTGTGGCTCCTGGCGGCCGCGGTGCTGGCGGCCACGTCCGTCACCTACGCGCTCAAGTGCGTCTTCTACTTCGAGGCGATCCGGCGCGAGTTCTTCCACCCGGTCCGCGTCAACTTCTTCTTCACCCCGTCCATCGCCGCCATGTTCCTGGCCATCGGCCTGCCCCGCGCCCTGGCGCCCGCGGACGGCCGGGCGATGCACCCGGCCGTGTGGTGCGCGTCCGTGGCGCCGCTGTTCGCGCTGGAGCTCAAGATATACGGGCAGTGGCTGTCGGGGGGCAAGCGGAGGCTCTGCAAGGTGGCCAACCCGTCGTCCCACCTGTCGGTCGTGGGGAACTTCGTCGGGGCCATCCTGGCGGCCAGGGTCGGCTGGGTGGAGGCCGGGAAGTTCCTGTGGGCCATCGGCGTGGCCCACTACATCGTCGTCTTCGTCACGCTCTACCAGCGGCTCCCCACCAACGAGGCGCTCCCCATGGAGCTGCACCCGGTCTACTCCATGTTCATCGCcacgccctccgccgccagcctcgccTGGGCGGCCATCTACGGCAGCTTCGACGCCGTCGCCCgcaccttcttcttcatggCGCTCTTCCTGTACATGTCCCTCGTCGTGCGCATCAACTTCTTCCGCGGATTCCG GTTCTCCATAGCGTGGTGGTCGTACACGTTCCCCATGACGACGGCGTCGCTCGCCACCGTCAAGTACGCCGAGGCCGTGCCGTGCTTCCTGAGCAGAGCGCTCGCGCTGAGCCTCTCGCTCATGTCGACGACAATGGTGTCGCTGCTGCTCGTGTCGACGCTCTTGCACGCCTTCGTCTGGCGCTCGCTGTTCCCCAACGACCTGGCCATTGCCATCACCAAGGACCGGCAGAACGGCGGGGCGAGGCCGCacgggaaggggaggaaggcTGGCAAGAGGGTGTACGACATCAAGCGGTGGGCGAAGCAGGCGCCGCTCTCGCTCGTGTCGTCCATCACCAAGACCAATTCGGCGgacaaggaggaagaggagaagacagACTAG
- the LOC100834273 gene encoding 4-hydroxy-tetrahydrodipicolinate synthase 2, chloroplastic isoform X2, with the protein MAALPTANQGVRLGWKEPGSLPSSSRLALPRLAAAALASHRISRSKFAVAAITVDDYLPMKSTEVKNRTSADGIKCLRLITAVKTPYLPDGRFDLEAYDSLINTQIDGGAEGVIVGGTTGEGHLMSWDEHIMLIGHTVNCFGTNIKVIGNTGSNSTREAVHATEQGFAVGMHAALHVNPYYGKTSTEGLISHFEAVLPMGPTIIYNVPSRTGQDIPPPVIEAISRYSNMAGVKECVGHERVKCYTDKGITIWSGNDDECHDSRWKYGATGVISVASNLVPGLMHNLMYEGENVMLNEKLLPLMQWLFCQPNPIGLNTALAQLGVVRPVFRLPYVPLPVEKRVEFVRIVEAIGRENFVGEKEVRVLDDDDFVLISRY; encoded by the exons ATGGCGGCGCTGCCGACGGCTAACCAGGGTGTCCGCCTCGGCTGGAAGGAGCCGGGCTCTTTACCGTCCTCGTCGCGCCTGGCGCTGCCCcgcctcgccgcggccgcgctcgCGTCACACAG GATCAGTAGAAGCAAATTTGCAGTGGCAGCCATCACTGTAGACGATTATCTTCCGATGAAAAGTACTGAAGTGAAAAATCG GACTTCAGCTGATGGTATCAAATGCCTCAGGCTAATCACAGCAGTCAAAACCCCTTATTTGCCAGATGGAAGATTTGATCTTGAAGCATATGATTCTTTGATAAACACGCAAATAGACGGTGGCGCTGAAGGTGTAATAGTTGGAGGAACAACAGGAGAGGGTCACCTTATGAGCTGGGATGAACACATCATGCTAATAGGGCATACTGTTAACTGCTTTGGCACTAATATTAAAGTGATAGGCAACACAGGAAGTAACTCAACTAGAGAAGCTGTCCACGCGACAGAGCAGGGATTTGCtgttggcatgcatgcagctctCCATGTGAATCCTTACTACGGGAAGACCTCGACCGAAGGATTAATCTCCCATTTCGAGGCTGTTCTCCCGATGGGTCCAACCATCATTTACAATGTGCCATCCAGGACTGGTCAGGACATACCTCCTCCAGTCATTGAGGCAATTTCACGTTATTCAAACATGGCAGGAGTGAAAGAGTGTGTTGGACATGAGAGGGTTAAGTGCTACACTgacaaaggcataacaatatggAGTGGTAATGATGATGAATGCCATGATTCTAGGTGGAAATATGGTGCAACTGGAGTTATTTCTGTAGCTAGCAACCTTGTTCCTGGTCTCATGCACAACCTGATGTATGAAGGGGAAAATGTGATGCTAAATGAGAAGTTACTGCCTCTGATGCAATGGTTATTTTGCCAGCCCAATCCGATTGGTCTCAACACTGCCCTGGCTCAGCTCGGCGTAGTGAGGCCTGTTTTCAGATTACCATATGTTCCTCTTCCTGTTGAAAAGAGGGTTGAGTTTGTCCGGATCGTCGAAGCTATTGGACGAGAGAACTTTGTGGGAGAAAAAGAGGTTCGTGTCCTGGATGACGATGACTTCGTGTTGATCAGTAGGTATTAG
- the LOC100834273 gene encoding 4-hydroxy-tetrahydrodipicolinate synthase 2, chloroplastic isoform X1 has product MSILLTLYLSFHHLKDRGTGHGFLALYFPHWFSAHSSCLHFSFSRKQDTETRRCFYRISRSKFAVAAITVDDYLPMKSTEVKNRTSADGIKCLRLITAVKTPYLPDGRFDLEAYDSLINTQIDGGAEGVIVGGTTGEGHLMSWDEHIMLIGHTVNCFGTNIKVIGNTGSNSTREAVHATEQGFAVGMHAALHVNPYYGKTSTEGLISHFEAVLPMGPTIIYNVPSRTGQDIPPPVIEAISRYSNMAGVKECVGHERVKCYTDKGITIWSGNDDECHDSRWKYGATGVISVASNLVPGLMHNLMYEGENVMLNEKLLPLMQWLFCQPNPIGLNTALAQLGVVRPVFRLPYVPLPVEKRVEFVRIVEAIGRENFVGEKEVRVLDDDDFVLISRY; this is encoded by the exons ATGTCGATCCTTTTGACACTGTATCTTTCATTCCATCATTTGAAGGACCGGGGCACTGGGCATGGTTTTTTAGCTCTCTATTTTCCACACTGGTTTTCAGCTCATTCATCATGCCTACACTTTTCTTTCTCACGAAAGCAAGATACTGAAACCAGAAGGTGCTTCTACAGGATCAGTAGAAGCAAATTTGCAGTGGCAGCCATCACTGTAGACGATTATCTTCCGATGAAAAGTACTGAAGTGAAAAATCG GACTTCAGCTGATGGTATCAAATGCCTCAGGCTAATCACAGCAGTCAAAACCCCTTATTTGCCAGATGGAAGATTTGATCTTGAAGCATATGATTCTTTGATAAACACGCAAATAGACGGTGGCGCTGAAGGTGTAATAGTTGGAGGAACAACAGGAGAGGGTCACCTTATGAGCTGGGATGAACACATCATGCTAATAGGGCATACTGTTAACTGCTTTGGCACTAATATTAAAGTGATAGGCAACACAGGAAGTAACTCAACTAGAGAAGCTGTCCACGCGACAGAGCAGGGATTTGCtgttggcatgcatgcagctctCCATGTGAATCCTTACTACGGGAAGACCTCGACCGAAGGATTAATCTCCCATTTCGAGGCTGTTCTCCCGATGGGTCCAACCATCATTTACAATGTGCCATCCAGGACTGGTCAGGACATACCTCCTCCAGTCATTGAGGCAATTTCACGTTATTCAAACATGGCAGGAGTGAAAGAGTGTGTTGGACATGAGAGGGTTAAGTGCTACACTgacaaaggcataacaatatggAGTGGTAATGATGATGAATGCCATGATTCTAGGTGGAAATATGGTGCAACTGGAGTTATTTCTGTAGCTAGCAACCTTGTTCCTGGTCTCATGCACAACCTGATGTATGAAGGGGAAAATGTGATGCTAAATGAGAAGTTACTGCCTCTGATGCAATGGTTATTTTGCCAGCCCAATCCGATTGGTCTCAACACTGCCCTGGCTCAGCTCGGCGTAGTGAGGCCTGTTTTCAGATTACCATATGTTCCTCTTCCTGTTGAAAAGAGGGTTGAGTTTGTCCGGATCGTCGAAGCTATTGGACGAGAGAACTTTGTGGGAGAAAAAGAGGTTCGTGTCCTGGATGACGATGACTTCGTGTTGATCAGTAGGTATTAG
- the LOC100834570 gene encoding histone H1 produces the protein MPAMAKPASRTAKPAAAPKPKPSAAKPKANAGPAHPPYFEMIKEAIAALKDRTGSSLVAIAKYMEEKHGASLPANYKKMLSVQLRAFAAKGKLVKVKASYKLSDAAKKDSPKAKAAPKPTKIAAKPKKEAAKSKEAAKPKKAAAAGTKRKAPEKKIVAKPMKSPAAKAKAKPKTVRSPAGKKARKVAPA, from the exons ATGCCTGCCATGGCCAAGCCCGCGTCCCGCACCGCCAagcccgccgcggcgccgaagccgaagccctCCGCCGCCAAGCCGAAGGCCAACGCCGGCCCCGCCCACCCCCCCTACTTCGAG ATGATCAAGGAGGCGATCGCGGCGCTCAAGGACAGGACCGGCTCCAGCTTGGTCGCCATCGCCAAGTACATGGAGGAGAAGCACGGCGCGTCGCTGCCGGCCAACTACAAGAAGATGCTCTCCGTCCAGCTCCGCGCGTTCGCCGCCAAGGGCAAGCTCGTCAAGGTCAAGGCCTCGTACAAGCTTTCCGACGCCGCCAAGAAGGACTCGCCCAAGGCCAAGGCCGCGCCGAAGCCGACCAAGATCGCTGCCAAGCCCAAGAAGGAGGCTGCGAAGTCCAAGGAGGCCGCGAAGCCCaagaaggccgccgccgcgggtaCCAAGCGCaaggcgccggagaagaagatcgtcGCCAAGCCGATGAAGTCGCCCgcggccaaggccaaggcTAAGCCCAAGACCGTCCGCTCCCCGGCCGGCAAGAAGGCCCGCAAGGTCGCCCCCGCTTGA